In a single window of the Cydia pomonella isolate Wapato2018A chromosome 2, ilCydPomo1, whole genome shotgun sequence genome:
- the LOC133515428 gene encoding uncharacterized protein LOC133515428, with translation MNRFVYSAEYRYSDGRRKWRCSNRNNNCKAFVVTKHNLVVRRMFNHIHPFHDRKILKMVTADTVVTALPEDGAEQSEQSTLSKKPCEEKKCNLAERLLKKITVPKKPEGQGNQSTGFEKTS, from the exons ATGAATCGGTTCGTGTACTCGGCGGAATACCGCTACAGCGACGGTCGACGCAAATGGCGTTGCAGTAACAGGAACAATAACTGCAAAGCGTTTGTCGTTACTAAGCACAATTTGGTAGTAAGGAG AATGTTTAACCACATACATCCATTCCACGACAGGAAGATTTTAAAAATGGTGACAGCCGACACCGTTGTTACCGCGTTGCCAGAAGATGGCGCTGAACAGTCTGAGCAAAGTACCTTATCCAAGAAACCCTGTGAGGAAAAGAAATGTAACTTGGCCGAAAGACTCTTGAAGAAAATTACTGTTCCTAAAAAGCCCGAAGGGCAAGGGAACCAAAGTACTGGATTTGAAAAAACATCGTGA
- the LOC133515427 gene encoding putative uncharacterized protein DDB_G0285119, with the protein MLVKTDKEIRKVGPGEIYSLVDILHAVEDDWKIFMSLIPKDPLNENSERKYNSEDIRKLEEHARDKQEKCAKIMFDEWGTSGQFRPTLRTVQKIALKAEMMRLVDKISIMLGEPLLPRPTQGPGATVTTQVTLLLNEASTAEVISQNNGRNGANDMSTEQVHNVPNWVQLQRSHSADLNLTSQIQLEPHNNNTSPNQLGPANNVPNWDLLTKSRTFSTQQSSSSSNNNNTLPTPLEPNNNNSLNRPGPVNNAPNWARLARSASGSTQQSSESQEFSNEQPNQHG; encoded by the exons ATGTTAGTAAAGACAGATAAGGAAATTCGCAAAGTAGGACCGGGTGAAATATATTCCCTTGTAGATATCTTACACGCTGTAGAAGATGACTGGAAAATTTTCATGTCTCTTATACCTAAGGACCCTCTGAACGAAAATTCGGAACGAAAATACAACAGTGAAGATATTAG AAAACTTGAAGAGCATGCGAGAGACAAACAAGAAAAATGTGCCAAGATTATGTTTGATGAATGGGGGACGTCGGGCCAATTCCGCCCAACACTGAGGACTGTGCAGAAAATTGCTTTAAAGGCAGAGATGATGCGCCTTGTTGATAAAATATCTATCATGTTGGGAG AGCCACTTCTTCCACGGCCAACGCAAGGCCCCGGAGCGACTGTGACTACGCAAGTCACTCTTTTATTAAACGAAGCAAGCACTGCAGAAGTGATATCTCAAAATAATGGAAGAAATGGAGCTAATGATATGAGCACCGAGCAAGTACATAATGTACCAAACTGGGTACAATTACAGAG GTCCCACAGCGCTGATTTGAACCTTACCTCGCAAATTCAGCTTGAACCACACAATAACAATACCTCACCAAATCAACTTGGACCAGCAAATAATGTGCCTAACTGGGATCTATTGACCAAAAGCAGAACCTTCAGTACCCaacagtcttcttcttcttccaataataataataccttaCCAACACCGCTTGAGCCAAACAACAATAATAGCTTAAATCGACCTGGACCAGTAAATAATGCGCCTAACTGGGCTCGATTAGCTAGAAGCGCATCCGGAAGTACTCAGCAGTCTTCTGAAAGCCAGGAATTCAGCAATGAACAGCCTAACCAACATGGTTAA